TGGGTCCTCAAATGTAGGAGTATGCTGTCTGCATAAAACTAACACTAGAACCCTGTTCTAGCAAAGACAAGTATGGCTAACCTCAGTCAGTTGTTCTACCTAAAGAGTTGGTCCTGCCAACCAAATGACTTTTTCCCTGTCATGATGGCCCTTAATGAACCCCTCCTGATCTAAGATATCGACCAGCTGAAGAGGATTATGGAGGTGGTGGGCACGCCGACCCCTGACCTTCTACAGAAGATCTCCTCTGAACATGTGAGAAGAtggagaaatagagggagagatgggaaagTGGAATGGATCATTAGTTTTGAATGAGGAAGCTATAGCAATGCAAATTGCTTTAATGATACTGATGATCCCCTGACATCCATTGATCGGTGTAATTGATTGACTAATTTGATGATCGATTATTCAATATTTTGCTTGTAGCATGATTGATTTCCCAATTGATGGATCAATCGGCCCTGTAATGTCTACATTGTCACGTGTTGTTGTACATTGATTCCTATTCACAGGCTCAGAAATATATCCAGTCTCTACCCTTCATGCCCCAGCAGGACTTAGAGAAGATATTCAGAGGAGCCAACCCAATGGGTGAGACTGAGTCATACCCGATAACTGAATTTGCTGGAGGCTAATTTTAACCCAAGGCTATAGTCACCCCAAGGCTATGGATTACATAAGGCAGCTTTGTTAGGCTTTTTCTCTTTGCGTCTGCATCTTAATCTCggtctccatctttctctctgtgtctccattcttctgtctccctccctctctctctctctctctctctccctctccctcagctGTGGAGCTACTGAAGCGCATGCTGGTTCTGGACTGTGACGGGCGTATCTCTGCCAGTGAGGCTCTCTCCCACCCTTATTTCTCCCAGTACCACGACCCGGACGACGAACCAGAGGCCCTGCCTTACGACCAGACACTGGAGAGCAAGGACCGCACGCTAGAGGAGTggaaaggtgagagagagatggagggtggatGGAGTGGAGGAGGTTAAGAGGGATTTTCCTTTTTAAAGATTTAACAGTTATTTTCCGCTGTGTTCTTGACCATACCTAAATGCTCTTCCTCCTCACTTTTGTTCATCCCTCTTTCTTCACCTCAtcttctttctctcgctctctctctctctctctctctctctctctctctctccatcaccctaTACAGAGTTGGTGTTCGAGGAGATGAATGGAATCAAAGCGCCTGTCTCTGAGACGAGCAGTCTACAGGTGGAACAGTGAAAGACAAAACCTGCCTCCTTCtgcttggtctgtcccgtcagcTGAGGAAGAACCGCCGTCttgtctccatctgtctgtcgGCGTTGGGGAGGCGGGAGggtctgagagaaagagagactgcgGGCCAATCAGAGACGACGCTGTGTCCCCTAGAGGCATGACACCCCTTCCCTTGCTCACTGTGACTGTCTATTTGACTGCCTGTCATGAGTTTTGTAAAaggggagcagggagaggggaggTCTGGTTGAACTGAAAGGGATGACAATACGCACATTACGATTACAGGGAGAATGTTTTGATATGTATATGTTTACAGTGTGTTGAagggaggtaggagagagagacagagaaggaaagTAGCACTAGGGTTTTCAAACCTACGTAAGGGTCCAACTGATAAATGGGGATTGGCTACAGGTTACTTGAAATCTTCGTCATAAAGGCATGTTATAAGCAGTCAAAATGGATGTCAGTTTAGGTCTGTTTTTTGGGTCTTATAACACCTGTTATGTCATGGTAATGACTGTTTTATGACAGAGGGTTCTAGTGTATTGTTGTCAAGAATTTTCCACCCATTTTATCATATTTCTATTTTAGTTGTAGCAAATATCTGTTATTTCTCAGAAACTGACATAAGATGGTTTCTCTCTCCATATAGACCAATGAATGCCCTTTGTGCTGTTACAGCACAACATCCCCCAACACCCACTAAAGCTGCCAATATGCCACTGAATGACCAATGACTGAGAGGTATACTGTACACGGACAGGATTAGTGGCTGTGGAGCTTAAGATTTGTATCATGTACAACTATTGGCCAGATTCCCTAAGCATTTACACCCGTTTTTACAGAACAACACCGGTGGTAGTGTTTTGTTTACGGAAGTCATAACTGCATTGCTGCAAATGCTATGTAGATATGTCCCAATGTACAACTGCCAACATAAAGAAAACATCAACATAAAGTGTTtcaatagggcattgggccaacACGAGCCAGAGcggcttcaatgcaccttggcatagattctacaagtttCTGGAACTCttttggagggatgcgacaccattcgtCCATGAGAAATAACATCAGTTGGTGTtctgttgatggtggtggaaaacactctcaggcgccgctccagaatctcccataagtgttcaattgggatgagatctggtgactgagacggccatggcatatggtttacatcgttttcatgcacatcaagccattcagtgaccacttgtgccctgtcgatgggggcattgtcatcctatgggtgCATAGCCATGGTGGCCAAGATaatagccaaaataatggcctgcccagcatttttatacatgatcctaagcatgatgggatgttaattgattaattaactcagaaaccacacctgtgtggaagcacctgctttcaatatgcGTTGTATCTCTTATtaactcaagtgtttccattattttggcagttacctgtatgtaggCTATGCATTTGTTGCTGGTATCACCCATTTCAGATTCCACTTGGCTCCAGTCCAACAGATTTTGCTAGACCCTGGCTCTGTTGAGCAACCCAAACCTATAGCTGGAGTTTACATCTGAATTCAGCAGAGACCAATACCCACAGTGACTCCCACAGATACCATTACCCACAGCAACAAGAAAATATGTACTCATTATCATAAGCACCTCAACTGAGTAGCTTCTGCCTGTTTACATTGGATTTACAATAGGTCTGGATGTTGTAGTTTCAGAGGTCTAATATTCAGCATGTTTTAAAGGGGCGTACTGAGGTGAACACATTACAGGGGAGTAAAATCATTCAATTTCCAATAAAAAAACATGTTCTGGAATTGAGACATATACTACCCCAAGAACTACAACAACAATCATATACACAATGCCTCGGTTACAGTACAGATCATCCAAAATACTCTTTCTTGGTTGATGTTTGACTATTTACGGTCCTGTAATTGTCATGTACAAATGTTGATATTGGAAACTTGGTGGATTTAAATAGAACTGCAACAAGATGAATGTATACAAAACTGTATGTTTAAAAAACAAGTGTCTTTTCATTCCAAGGTGGCATGGATTTTAACCGTAAAATTTCTGCCATTGCATTTCCAATCAATAACCGGATGTCAACTCTGTGTCATAATGCCATGACAACTCATGACAGTTGATGTCAACCAACTCAACTCTATTACAACAGTTATAACACCATTATGCAGCATGAACAAGTAAACATTTGGTTACACATATTCAGACTAAATAAAATCAATCTATTCCCTCCCTGTCTTGTTAACATCATGAATAGGATGCGTGCATTAATCCAGTCTTGTTTTCTCCCAAAATAATTAAGTCTGTTAATTTTTATGCATAAATTAATTTATGTTTTCCAAGTATCACGCAGCAGCCTACAAGCAGGTCTGCAGCACTATGTCAGTGGTGAGAATCTGTCCTGGGCATAGCATGTTGTGGCATTATGAAAGACTTTACTCCAGAGTTACAGCCTACTCATTCCTCCTCCACATGGCCAAAGTTCCATCAATactcccagcacacacacacagtagcttTCCAGTGCTTTCTAGGTTCTATGTCTGAGTATACATggccttttgtgtgtgtgtttgtatgtgtcaaTTTGCCTTAAAGGTCCATTCATGCATGTTTCCAACAAACATGCCTGCAGACATTGAACTATGTCATAATCTCTCAGCCACAGAATGGATACAGTATTATGAGAGACCACCCTTCTGATCATCATGACGACGCATgtatcctcttcttcctcttgtCATCAATAAAAACTAAATTCCTCACCAGTTCTCTTACTGTGTGTGTCATAGACATATAATaattgtgtatgtatgtgtgtttgtgtgtgtgtgtgtgtgtatcctacaTGTACATTTTTACTTCTGAGCCTGCATAGAAACAGCAACAACACTATCAGCAAAGCAGAAAGGAAGTGTGACCAAGGGAGGCCAGGAAAACAGTCAAATAACTTTCATCCCTATCTTTAGGCTAGGCTAGCTCTCTTTGCTATCTCATGGCAACAGACAGCCTTTTGGCAACATTCCTTGTGACTTGATGTAAGACAATAAAGaaccagggcggcaggtagcctagttgtTAAGATTgtagctggttcgaatccccgagtcgactaggtgaaaactctaccgatgtgcccttgagcaaggcgcttaaccttcatctggataagagcatctgctaaattacttaaattaaaataaataaaaaaatggctggacacagacacacccatCAATAGCACAGGGCGACTCTCGTGTTGACCTTTTTATGACAAAAGCCAGAGAGGTCAGGCGATGGTGTGTTCACCAGTGATACCATTGAGGTATAAAAAACGACTGAGACCAGTGAGACCAGCCACTGGTTAGAGTTGTTTAGTCGTATCACTGGAGACCACTCTAGCAACCGAACGCATTGCGCATTTGCCGAGTGCCAGAGAGTGTGTAGGTGGTGGTGGCTACATGAGAGCGAGAGAACGAAGTGTCTCATGCACAACAACGGGTTATTATCCATGAATTAAGAGTTAGCTGGGGATACATTGACCCTCATATTGATTTTGATATGTCGGTCCGCACGCGGATAGGATTTTACGGTCAGGAGGTAAACAAAACGGCATGGGAGGTTCCAGAGCGATACCGCGAGCTAAAGCAGGTTGGGACTGGCGCCTATGGGACAGTATGGTGAGTTGGGACAGAATGGGTAGGCTACTCTTCGTAAGTGTCGAATTTGGAGTTAACAATAGCCTATTTGAAGGCGATACGAACCAAGCCACAAGAAGACGTGACTCCTTCCCAAAATATGCATCGCGTTTTTTTGAGGAACTGTTCATCTCGTGCATTCTTCATGTGGTTATTATCAAAAGGAAGTTTTTGTGCAGTGAAGTGCTGGATTGTGTCCGAATTAAGTCATCAACAAACATCGGTGCTATTTGatgaatagtgaagacataacttTTACATTATGCGGTTTCTGTTTCATTCCTAAACATAGCTTACACGGCAGGGACTTTTTAGGCTTTGTTTAGACGGGAAAAGCATAACAAAGAACACCCCATTGTCCTCATTGTTTGTTGGATTTTAGTGAGCAGAAGATGTAGAATGAAGTGCATCGGCCTTCCTAGGCTACATCTGTTCAGGGTCTTCGGATCTGTGCGCAATGCTACAATGTTTCTTGGGATATGCCTACCAAATGATTCTACTTGAATTCCAGAAATACCCTACTCATTGAAGTAGGCCTAACCACTTGATAACAAAACATGATATTTGGATGTAAATGATTGTAAATAATTAATCAAgcatcaataataaaaaaaaagagTTGGGTCCTTCTTCAGTAGGACCTACCACCAATGATCAACATTGCTAAAGTGTTTTCTTCCCTGTACCTACATGTCTTGCTGCAGCTCCGCCCAGGACCGCAGGACTGGGGTGAGGGTGGCCATCAAGAAGCTCCACAGACCcttccagtcaaagctcttcgCCAAGAGGGCCTACAGAGAGCTCCGGCTTCTCAAGCACATGAAGCACGAAAATGTGAGGGCCTTTCCTGAAATACACACCTCATGATTAATGCACATAAACAGAAAAGGTGTCTGTTTCACACCACTAATTAGGCCTAGTCTAAAAATGAAAGGGTACAACTCTACAGTACTGCATTTAAAACACACTTTTATCGATAGCACCAACTGTTTAAATCCTTATGGCCTAGGCTGCAGTGACAGTTAATTTTTTGCACACAGTGAGACAAACACCGCTGTTCCTTACGATTTGCAATTAGTCAGTAGCAGAGTAGTCAGAaagatcacactggtaatattcACATCACAACCCATAATACTGCACAGAAACACATAATATCAAGATTATAGAGATGTTCATTTGAGGCAGGCACAGGTTCTGAGTCTTGATTTGAGAAGGTGAATCAGGCATTTTAAACATGTACATGTTGTAGGTCTCCTGGGCCAGGGTTGAACTTGGTGACCACTGCTTTAAGAGGTCTACTGGGAGTAGGTAGAGTTTAATAGAGGTACACAAGGAACGTCTGTGAAGGAAACCAATCCATGTTGTGTAAAAATAGCCTCATAGCAACATCTACTGTAGTCAGTGGCTCACACtagaaagacagagacacaccCCATATCACAATTGTGTGTGACTTCAAGTGGGAATCATTTCCTGATACTGTAATTGAGCTACATGATGCAAACATTTTCTTTCCAGTTAAGCTATTCTATTTATTTTCTGTTATTCTTTGATTGTCTTGGATTAGGTGATTGGATTGCTGGATGTGTTCACTTCTGAGATCTCATTGGACAGGTTTCATGACTTGTAAGTacctctttgtccctccctgttcaTATATTGAATTGTATTTAACTGAATGTTTTTATTCACAATGAAGTATTCTCCTGTCATTCTCAGTTACCTGGTAATGCCATTCATGGGTACTGACCTGGGGAAACTGATGAAGATGGAGAGATTGTCACAGGACAGGGTGCAATTCCTGGTCTATCAAATGCTGAAAGGACTCAAGGTTAGAGttgcatacattttaatttattttatttaactaggcaagtcagttaagaacaaattcatatttacaatgacggcctaccccggccaaacccagacgacgctgggccaattgtgcaccgccctatgggactcccaatcacggccggattgtgatacagcctggaatcgaacgcCTCTAGCAATGAGATGCAGACCGCTGCCCCACTCGGGAACTGAAAGAGATCATGAAGATCACCGTTGCATACATTTTCACTGTTGCATACACCCACTGCAGACTTTGTTTTACAAAGCTACAAAGCCAAGATGCAAGTCACGTGGGCACTAAAACATACACATGCACTCACAAGAACAATATATACAATTCTAAGCAGTTTAAAATATTttccaaaaaatatatactttcaACTGCTCATTTTATCTCCAACATTCAAATATGAAACAAAATAAAGACAGTTTATACAGAAGGTTAAAATGTTTCACAGAATACACTCTTTTTCAAATTTTATGACTTTCCCTTTTCCTGGTCTTTCTTGTCTCCCCACAGTATATCCACTCTGCAGGGATCATCCACAGGGTGCGTAACCTCTGACCTTTCAACTATGTGCATTGGGGGTGGGGCCCTTGCTCTTTTTCACGCCCACTACTATTCAAACCCTGTTTTCCATATCAGAagctctttgtgtgtgtgcgtgtgtgtttgcatcAGTCTGGCAGAATGATAATTTTTCTACATACCAACAGGATCTCAAACCTGGAAATTTGTCTGTCAACGAAGACTGTGAGCTGAAGGTACTACATATACATAATACTACCAGACCTGTGATGAGCACTGTGCTCTCCCTGTTCAGTCTCACTGTCCCTCGATTTAACTGAAATACACTTGattgcagtggaggctgctgaggagaggacggctcatacgaagggctggaacggagcaaatggaatggcatcaaacacctggaaaccatgtatttgatactattccaatattccgctccagccattaccacgagcccttcCTCAGCAATTAAGGTGACGCCAACCTCCTGTGCTTTATTGTCATGAAAGGGACAATCCAATGTAGCCAAAGTAATTATCTCTCTATCTCAGATCCTTGACTTCGGGCTGGCTCGGCAGACGGACACAGAGATGACGGGGTACGTCGTCACTCGCTGGTACAGAGCCCCCGAGGTAATCCTCAATTGGATGCACTATACCCAGACTGGTGAGTCTCTCTCATACATTCATTCATGGCTGCCTTCTTTGTCCACAAGATGGCAGTACTTGCTAATGTCAACAAACAGTGTTATCGCTATGATTAGTCATGCTATTGTAAAGAGAAAAATATCCTACAGTATGAGGTCCTGTGGAGATCTATCTCTTTGTACAATTTGTGTACAATATCTTTGTAACTTTGTTAAACAACTGGTTTGGTAGAAACGTGGTACTGAAAGACAATGCAATCCTATGTATGTTTTTGTCCTCCTCTATCGTCAGTGGATATCTGGTCGGTGGGCTGCATCATGGCAGAGATGCTGCTGGGGAAGCCGCTGTTCAAAGGAAATGACCGTATCCTTTTTCACTGTTTACTACTCTCCGTCTTCACCCCACACACCTACTGCACAGAGAGACACTCTTTGTACTAATAATGATCCTGTCAGGCAAATCAGCGGGTGCATTAGGCATAATTATATGTTATCGACCAGTCAAAGACTAGTTCTATAAGCTTATTATGGCTAAGAATATATTTAGTATGAGCAGCATGTGAATGTGACTTCCTGTACCACATGAGCTATGACCCTTGACCCCTGGGTGAGCACAGACCTGGACCAACTGAAAGAGATCATGAAGATCACTGGTACACCCACTGCAGACTTTGTGACGAAGCTACAAAGCCAAGATGTAAGTCATGTGGGCACTCAAAATACATTCAGATAGTACACATTCAAAGCTAGCATAGCCTACTAGTGCACATGCAAACAGAATACCACATACACTCCCATGTAAATCTGCTCCTCTTCTAACAGGCCAAAAACTACATACGGAGCCTTCCCAAAGTACCGAAGAAAGATTTGCACTTTCTTTTTTCCAAAGCTAGCTCAGACGGTGAGCAGACATTCAATACTATGATGTGAAGACACAGTTAGTTGAATTTGACAGTCTATTACTAAAGGATCAAAAACAGTGGTTTATAAACAGCAACTGTTTCTAACTATTGTTAGGAGTGTTTTTCTGGCCATAACACCACTAAAGACACTGTATACCTCTGTGTGTGGCAGCGGTGTGTGTGCTGGAGCGCATGCTGTTGCTGGACCCTGAGCGGAGGGTGAGTGCCTCGGAAGCGCTGGCCATGCCCTTCTTCAGTGAGTTCAGAGAACCAGAGGAGGAGACTGAGGCCCAGCCCTACGATCACTCCATGGACAACACAGACCTGCCCCTGGAACAGTGGAAAcgtgagagatggatggagggggagggcggaggaagagatggggggagggaggggagtgggaAGAGATACAGGCAGGGGAAaaaaggggagagatggaggattgGCTGACAGGTgttctagcggttaagagcgttgggccagttacctgaaaggtcgctagtttgaatccccaagccagcaaggtggaaaattatgccgttctgcccttgtgcaaggcatttaacccccaacaacaactgctccccgggcgccgatgacgtggacgtcgattaaggcagaccCCTGAACCGCTCTGATTAAGAGGAGTTGGGATAAATGCGGAAAAcgcatttcggttgaatgcattcagttgtgcaactgactaggtatcccctttccctaggAAGAGGGTTTAAGGAAAAGCATTCCTTTGATCATTCCACATGATAAAGGGAGAGGAAGAAGACAAGGAAGAGATGAGGGAGATGGATGGGTGATAACACATTCAgcttgagagaaagaaagaggaagaaaaaGTTATAGAGTCTACAGAGTAACTAATTAGTCATTTCTTGTGATAATATATTCTACAGGTCACACATTCACAGAGATTCTGTCCTTCAGGCCTGCAGCAACAGAGACCAAGGACCCCAAAGAGACATCACTCTGAGAGTACacacaaaatacctgtcaattatTATTATAAGGCATTGTTGTACAGATGTAATGCGAATGCAATGTACAGAATGTAGTTTATtgattataaattgattttctgTCAAATAAACATTTTCAAAGATATTGTCAGTCTAATTGTGGAACTACTGTAACAGCCAACCAATGAGCCCCTGAGAAAGAAATTCTTACTTGCTTCCCCGCAAACCATGAGAATGACTGTAAACTGAGGGTTTAGAGGGATAGTTAATCAAAATGTCATCAACTGTTCATCAAAAACGAAAACCCTTTCTTTGTGAGATGATGTtgcaaactatactgaacaaaaatataaagcaacatataaagtgttggtcccatgtttcatgagctgaagtaaaagatcccagaaatgttccatattcacaaaaagcttatttctctcaaattgtgtgcgcacatttttttacatccctgttagtgagcatttctccatccatatgacaggtgtggcacatcaagaagctgattaaacagcatgatcataacacaagtgcaccttgtgctggggactcctccaacgtcgttttggaGAATTTAGcattacgtccaaccggcctcacaaccatgtaaccacgccagcccaggaccaaatctggcttcttcacctgccagATAGTCTGAGTCCAGCCActaggacagctgatgaaattgaagattatttctgtctgtaataaagcccattTGTGTGGAAAAACGAATTATGATTggctgggcctatgccctcccaagcccacccatggctgcacccccggccaatcatgtgaaatccatagattagggcctaatgaatttatttcaattgacttatctccttatatgaactgtaactcagtaaaatcgttgaacttgttgcatgttgcgtttatatgtttgttcagtataaCATTAATTGACTGCAATATGTTTAGCCTGCAATACACCTGCTCAAACACTGAGATTACCCACGTACTTGTGTCTGTCTATAAATGGAGCATCAACCTTGCTGATTTTAGTTTGGGCCCTTCACAAGCCTCTGAGAAGCCATGAAGAGAGCCAACGTCTTTATTCTGCTTTTTGCTGGTGTTTTGGTCAACGGAAAAGGTATGCTTTATGTCATGTGTGAGGTTGATGTTGAGGATTAAAGCCTGAGCATATGTGTAGTAGAGTAACTCAAAATGTGGACTTaatatttgtcacgccctgaccttgagagccctgtttttctctagttggtttggtcagggtgtgaattctagatgttctatttctatgttggccgggtgcggtacccaatcagaggcagctgtctatcgttgtctctgattggggctcatacttaggcagccattttgcctaccttaggtgtgggatcttgtttcgggTTTTGGCTTGTGTAGCCTGTTGAACCTCACGGtcgtttgtattttgttgttttgatctgtattcagttaataaaggaatatgtacgcataccacgctgcaccttggtctgatccgTCTATTAACGAGCGTACCAatattttaccaaaaagtaatgtGTGAGGTCAAATCTTTTTAGAAAAGGAGGTGCTGATTACTATGGTAATCAATTCCGTTTTTATTGTACCCTTGTTTGTGTGTTGCAGACCTCAGCTGGCAGAACAGCTATGACCAGCCGTTAGATTTTAATTGCCCCTCAGGGCAATCCATCTCTCGCATAGTGAGGTGATTCCTTACAACCAATCTTCTGCAAAACCTCATCTTTTTACATCTGAATTCTTCGCTGACTCACAAGCGCAGATTTCCAAATCAAAGTGTGCTTTTTACTGCTGCAGTGCTGAGTTAACCCTAATTCAAACTCTAGCAAGCTGTTGCATATCAGAGTTGCTGTTGATTCAGAGTTGTAATTTTCCATTTTGTGAAATTAAACTCTGGTTATCTCTGTATTTTGGATGTAGTTAATTGCAATTGAATTCTGGTCTAAATTTGCTGGGCAACAATAAACATTCAAACTGCATACATGTTTGTTTTCGTATAAATTCAACTATTAATTTGTGCATTGTAATGTATTTATCAAATTTTAGTGAGCATCACAACAAACATGAAGAC
Above is a genomic segment from Coregonus clupeaformis isolate EN_2021a unplaced genomic scaffold, ASM2061545v1 scaf1435, whole genome shotgun sequence containing:
- the LOC121548705 gene encoding mitogen-activated protein kinase 12 isoform X3, with amino-acid sequence MSVRTRIGFYGQEVNKTAWEVPERYRELKQVGTGAYGTVCSAQDRRTGVRVAIKKLHRPFQSKLFAKRAYRELRLLKHMKHENVIGLLDVFTSEISLDRFHDFYLVMPFMGTDLGKLMKMERLSQDRVQFLVYQMLKGLKYIHSAGIIHRDLKPGNLSVNEDCELKILDFGLARQTDTEMTGYVVTRWYRAPEVILNWMHYTQTVDIWSVGCIMAEMLLGKPLFKGNDHLDQLKEIMKITGTPTADFVTKLQSQDAKNYIRSLPKVPKKDLHFLFSKASSDAVCVLERMLLLDPERRVSASEALAMPFFSEFREPEEETEAQPYDHSMDNTDLPLEQWKRHTFTEILSFRPAATETKDPKETSL
- the LOC121548705 gene encoding mitogen-activated protein kinase 12 isoform X4 — translated: MSVRTRIGFYGQEVNKTAWEVPERYRELKQVGTGAYGTVCSAQDRRTGVRVAIKKLHRPFQSKLFAKRAYRELRLLKHMKHENVIGLLDVFTSEISLDRFHDFYLVMPFMGTDLGKLMKMERLSQDRVQFLVYQMLKGLKDLKPGNLSVNEDCELKILDFGLARQTDTEMTGYVVTRWYRAPEVILNWMHYTQTVDIWSVGCIMAEMLLGKPLFKGNDHLDQLKEIMKITGTPTADFVTKLQSQDAKNYIRSLPKVPKKDLHFLFSKASSDAVCVLERMLLLDPERRVSASEALAMPFFSEFREPEEETEAQPYDHSMDNTDLPLEQWKRHTFTEILSFRPAATETKDPKETSL
- the LOC121548705 gene encoding mitogen-activated protein kinase 12 isoform X1, with the translated sequence MSVRTRIGFYGQEVNKTAWEVPERYRELKQVGTGAYGTVCSAQDRRTGVRVAIKKLHRPFQSKLFAKRAYRELRLLKHMKHENVIGLLDVFTSEISLDRFHDFYLVMPFMGTDLGKLMKMERLSQDRVQFLVYQMLKGLKYIHSAGIIHRDLKPGNLSVNEDCELKILDFGLARQTDTEMTGYVVTRWYRAPEVILNWMHYTQTVDIWSVGCIMAEMLLGKPLFKGNDHLDQLKEIMKITGTPTADFVTKLQSQDAKNYIRSLPKVPKKDLHFLFSKASSDAVCVLERMLLLDPERRVSASEALAMPFFSEFREPEEETEAQPYDHSMDNTDLPLEQWKRLQQQRPRTPKRHHSESTHKIPVNYYYKALLYRCNANAMYRM
- the LOC121548705 gene encoding mitogen-activated protein kinase 12 isoform X2 → MSVRTRIGFYGQEVNKTAWEVPERYRELKQVGTGAYGTVCSAQDRRTGVRVAIKKLHRPFQSKLFAKRAYRELRLLKHMKHENVIGLLDVFTSEISLDRFHDFYLVMPFMGTDLGKLMKMERLSQDRVQFLVYQMLKGLKDLKPGNLSVNEDCELKILDFGLARQTDTEMTGYVVTRWYRAPEVILNWMHYTQTVDIWSVGCIMAEMLLGKPLFKGNDHLDQLKEIMKITGTPTADFVTKLQSQDAKNYIRSLPKVPKKDLHFLFSKASSDAVCVLERMLLLDPERRVSASEALAMPFFSEFREPEEETEAQPYDHSMDNTDLPLEQWKRLQQQRPRTPKRHHSESTHKIPVNYYYKALLYRCNANAMYRM